One genomic region from Phragmites australis chromosome 1, lpPhrAust1.1, whole genome shotgun sequence encodes:
- the LOC133924202 gene encoding zinc finger protein ZAT8-like yields the protein MTLTRQEAEESKEMESLRVHADDALLSLSSPAPSTNASSRRAMATEGVFECKTCSRRFPSFQALGGHRTSHTRLQARMLSDPAGASGAAERDSRARVHECAVCGLEFSMGQALGGHMRRHRGEAPPAVTDGPAQPEQAMLDLNFPPLEDGDGGDGQEPSGDHSSSEPQLLNLLV from the coding sequence ATGACGCTTACGAGGCAGGAAGCGGAGGAGAGCAAGGAGATGGAGAGCCTCCGGGTGCACGCCGACGACGCGCTGCTCTCGCTGTCGTCGCCTGCGCCGTCGACGAACGCGAGCAGCAGGAGAGCGATGGCGACCGAGGGCGTGTTCGAGTGCAAGACGTGCAGCAGGCGGTTCCCGTCGTTCCAGGCGCTCGGCGGGCACCGCACCAGCCACACGCGGTTGCAGGCGCGGATGCTCAGCGACCCGGCGGGCGCCTCGGGCGCGGCCGAGAGGGACAGCAGGGCGCGGGTGCACGAGTGCGCCGTGTGCGGGCTCGAGTTCTCCATGGGCCAGGCGCTCGGAGGCCACATGCGCCGGCACAGGGGCGAGGCTCCGCCAGCCGTGACCGATGGCCCGGCGCAGCCGGAGCAGGCCATGCTGGACCTCAACTTCCCTCCGTTGGAGGACGGCGATGGCGGCGATGGCCAAGAACCCTCGGGGGATCACAGTAGCTCGGAGCCTCAGCTGCTCAACCTGCTTGTATAG